Proteins encoded together in one Amblyomma americanum isolate KBUSLIRL-KWMA chromosome 1, ASM5285725v1, whole genome shotgun sequence window:
- the LOC144115831 gene encoding uncharacterized protein LOC144115831 gives MSDLDISDFSTTPSASASDATQRAKKRPACPRFIFTVDERHMFRNIMAKYRDVIENKRTDNTTKKAKDEAWSQLCDDYNSLAGTRTVCVAQLRKLWDNMKSRWKKKKSEETREIFRTGGGTLECRPMSPATELVGAVADHMATRLPNPFDSDGAHVSEAVLSLPPVALLEAMANDNEPSQDDFSSKYCMCVHVFAGEVPAPTSMEAAPSPWLNSRPLTDEALPVQEECLSAGRPTVLVPVVPSCQSVSEDITPAQIARTRAGGPRVAAVERTLAPEVAARIKAIEAEDRRKEELHQLDLQLRRSQLAEQRLKNKMQRKLLSLDFEIKKRQLEALKR, from the exons ATGTCTGATCTCGACATTTCGGACTTCAGCACGACACCATCGGCATCCGCTTCTGACGCAACCCAGCGCGCCAAGAAACGACCCGCCTGTCCGCGATTCATCTTCACCGTAGATGAACGCCACATGTTTAGGAACATTATGGCGAAGTATCGCGACGTGATAGAAAACAAACGAACGGACAATACCActaaaaaggcaaaggatgaaGCCTGGTCTCAACTTTGCGATGATTACAATAGCTTGGCCGGCACACGCACTGTGTGTGTAGCACAGCTACGAAAACTGTGGGATAATATGAAGTCCCGGTGGAAAAAGAAGAAGTCTGAAGAAACGAGGGAAATCTTTCGGACAG GTGGCGGTACCCTTGAATGCCGGCCAATGAGTCCGGCAACAGAACTGGTTGGTGCAGTCGCCGACCATATGGCGACCAGACTGCCAAATCCCTTTGACAGCGACGGGGCCCATGTCAGCGAGGCAGTGCTGTCCCTGCCACCTGTTGCATTATTGGAGGCGATGGCAAATGACAACGAACCAAGCCAAGACGACTTTTCCAGTAA GTattgtatgtgtgtgcatgtttttgcaGGCGAGGTTCCTGCACCCACATCAATGGAGGCAGCACCGTCACCATGGCTGAACAGCCGACCACTAACTGACGAGGCACTTCCTGTTCAGGAAGAGTGCCTCAGTGCAGGCAGACCAACAGTGCTCGTGCCTGTCGTGCCGTCGTGCCAGAGTGTGTCTGAGGACATCACACCAGCACAAATTGCTCGCACGAGGGCAGGTGGCCCCCGAGTTGCTGCGGTGGAGCGGACACTGGCTCCTGAAGTAGCAGCCAGAATTAAGGCTATTGAAGCTGAGGACCGGCGGAAGGAAGAGTTACACCAACTCGACCTacaactccgcaggagccagctggccgagcagcggctcaaaaataaaatgcagcgcAAGCTGCTTTCTCTGGATTTCGAAATCAAAAAGCGGCAGTTAGAAGCACTGAAGCGCTAA